A region of the Drosophila subobscura isolate 14011-0131.10 chromosome J, UCBerk_Dsub_1.0, whole genome shotgun sequence genome:
tggggcgggTGCGGAGATACTGCGCGCTGTCGCCAGACCTTGCGACTGTTTTGGGGGAGCCCCAAGTGGCGCGTGTGGTGGTGGGTAGCTGTACAACCACCACCTTCACTTTTTTGAGCGAAGTGACTCTCTCGGAGCATATTGTTTGCGAGCCTTTGAGCCCCAATCGTCTCAAACGTTACCACACCACCCGTTTGGAGGTTCTCAGCGTTCGAGCAACACGTTTTTCGTCAGGTTTTTATCAGTTCAAACTAGACCTTACCGCTGTGCCCCGCTGAGGTGGAGCCGTGAGTAATCCGCCTCGTGGCTCTCCCCTCTGCCTAGCGGATTGAGTGCTCTCACTATTTGAGTCTActccaccctctctctctctcgctctgtatTTGAGTCCTTCTTTAAATTGGGGTCCCCGATTCTCTCCGACTCTCCGACAGTAGGTAACAAGGTCAACGATTCACAGAACTCGGCTTTACTAcagtgtgtacatgtgtagtacatatgtatgtacatatgtagtatataGCTCACCTACAGTGACGCCTCCCCACAATTTCGATTCCGAACTCCACTCACTTTCTCTTGTTTGATTTCAGAAATGGCACCAGCATGATTTCCTTGATTATTCCGCCAAAGGATCAAATCTCGCGCGTTAGCAAAATGTTGGCCGATGAATTTGGAACGGCGTCGAACATCAAGTCGCGCGTGAACCGCTTGTCCGTCCTCGGTGCCATTACGTCGGTCCAGCACAGACTTAAGTTATACACCAAAGGTGAGTTGCTGTCTTCAGATTATAAttagaaataaatacaaatcatTCGATTCCAGTGCCTCCAAATGGTTTGGTCATCTACTGCGGCACTATTGTCACAGAGGAAGGCAAGGAGAAGAAAGTGAACATAGACTTTGAGCCATTCAAGCCCATCAACACCTCGCTGTATCTGTGCGACAACAAGTTCCACACGGAGGCCCTCACTGCCCTGCTGGCCGATGATAACAAATTCGGCTTCATTGTGATGGATGGTAATGGTGCGCTGTTCGGTACCCTGCAGGGCAACACCCGCGAGGTACTGCACAAATTCACCGTCGATCTGCCGAAGAAGCACGGTCGCGGTGGTCAGTCTGCCCTTCGTTTCGCCCGTCTGCGCATGGAGAAGCGTCACAACTATGTGCGCAAGGTCGCAGAGGTGGCCACCCAGTTGTTCATTACCAATGACAAGCCCAACATTGCCGGCCTCATTCTGGCTGGTAGCGCGGACTTCAAGACCGAGCTCAGCCAGTCCGATATGTTTGATCCCGTGAGTTGTGCCCCAGCCTCTGGCTTCTGCCTCGGCTAACACTGTTTTTTCAATTACCCATTTGCAGCGTTTGCAAACAAAAGTCATCAAGCTGGTGGACGTTTCTTATGGCGGCGAGAACGGCTTCAATCAGGCCATCGAATTGGCAGCCGAGTCGTTGCAGAATGTGAAATTCATACAGGAAAAGAAACTCATTGGACGATACTTTGATGAAATTTCTCAGGTATATTGAATTGGGGTGTTTCCCCTTTCCAAATTGATTCTGTGTGACGACACGTTTGGCTTTTGTGATCTAGGACACTGGAAAATACTGCTTCGGAGTGGAGGACACTTTGCGTGCactggaactgggatcggTGGAGACTTTAATCTGCTGGGAGAACCTCGACATTCAACGCTACGTTCTTAAGAATCATGCCAACTCGACGTCAACGACAGTATTACATTTGACGCCTGAGCAGGAAAAGGACAAGTCGCACTTCACTGACAAGGAGGTATGTAGCATCCCCAGCTATTATTCTTTGATCTCCTTCTCACATGCACTCCATGTTTCTATCAACAGAGCGGCGTGGAGATGGAGCTAATCGAGTCTCAACCGCTGCTGGAGTGGCTGgcaaacaattacaaaattttTGGCGCCACGCTGGAGATCATTACCGATAAGTCGCAGGAGGGCAGTCAGTTTGTGCGTGGCTTCGGCGGCATTGGCGGTAAGTCGAGACAAACACAGCTCCAGACACTAACGTTAGCTATCATACTGGACTGGAGCTTGCTTTAGTTGTAGTTCGTTTGTAAGCTAATCAATGCCGAAAGTTGAAACTGTTTTTCCATTCCTCTTCCCTCATGCTGCTTAACCACGAATGCGGCTCACGAATGGTCGCCTTggctttaattgaatatttgtaaatgtaaatgtgtcGATTAGGCATTTTGCGCTACAAAGTAGATTTCCAATCCCTGCAGGCTGACGAGCCGCTGGAGGATGTTGATCTCGATGATTATTAGACACCAGTGTGCTGTGAACAGACTCGCACTTTGCTGTTCGCTTTTTGCGAGTCGAAGAGTTCTCGATTATGCGTTAAATTCAACCAATAACAAATATACTTTTTTGGGGAAATCTCGTAAAGCAAAACGTTCAAATTGATTAGGAACCAATTTACTTGCCACATAGTTTTAATCTATGTTCAGCGTAGCCGTTCGATACAATATTTATCAGCAGAGTAGGGAGGGTCCTGCATCACTCGGAGGTGGATTGCATTTCACTGTCGGATCAGGTCAGGGTGCATTAGATGTGTACCCACATATATCTACGATTTaccaaatttttaaattagtCCGCGAATACTTTTAAGAACTCACAAATATATAATTCGTAAATTAACTGAAACGATGGAACGGCGTCGCTTTCACACAAACCATTAGATTATTCCCTGTTTTCGGATCGACTTTAATTccattaaaagaaaaaaagaaagctaAATAACAGCATAAGATATACGGCGAACGTGTCACCATTTAGCTGGCAAAGAGTTCCCCCGAACGTGTATCTGCATTTTCCCTTCTATTCAAACCTTAGACCGAGAGAGAGTTATAAGAAAGTACAcaagaaacaaattaaaaccatgagaattgtaataaaaataaaacacaccacacataaaaacgattaaataaaaataactatCGGAACATGATGGCAGTGCTACTCCAGTACTCCTGTACTCTTTTTGTAGCCTCCTTAATTTAGAACTAGTTACTGACATTGATGTCTAAAGAGGTGAGACCCTGATGTTTAGTTCTACGAGCATCTGTATTAAATGGATTATCTGTCATATTTTTAGTTTAACTACACTCTTGCGGAGGGTAtttcaatttataattttattttttttaacgcCCACGAAGCTAGtatcttttttctttcgttaaatttcttcattcaatatatttttttagttatcttaattattttttgtttctttataatttttttgatATTAATACGTCACAATTGTACTTCCGCAGGTATCTTACGCTACAAGGTGGATTTCCAGAGTATGCAGCTTGATGAATTGGACAATGAAGGCTTTGACTTAGATGATTACTAGAGAATGTTTCTGTTAATACAAAAAAGCTACACCTACCATCGAACGTAAATTGAAACTGAGCAGCCACATAGACCaggaaattaaatagaatattttaatactacgcgaaaaacacacacaacaaacccCTCTTCCATTTTTACGTTGTTGGCGAGTAAAAGTAAAATCTAAATTAATGCATATATACAAGATAATAATATGTTAAATCgaagaaaacaaacattaaaatgaTACCGTTTTACGTGAACAAAACTGACACAAAG
Encoded here:
- the LOC117894693 gene encoding eukaryotic peptide chain release factor subunit 1 isoform X2, with protein sequence MSGEETSADRNVEIWKIKKLIKSLEMARGNGTSMISLIIPPKDQISRVSKMLADEFGTASNIKSRVNRLSVLGAITSVQHRLKLYTKVPPNGLVIYCGTIVTEEGKEKKVNIDFEPFKPINTSLYLCDNKFHTEALTALLADDNKFGFIVMDGNGALFGTLQGNTREVLHKFTVDLPKKHGRGGQSALRFARLRMEKRHNYVRKVAEVATQLFITNDKPNIAGLILAGSADFKTELSQSDMFDPRLQTKVIKLVDVSYGGENGFNQAIELAAESLQNVKFIQEKKLIGRYFDEISQDTGKYCFGVEDTLRALELGSVETLICWENLDIQRYVLKNHANSTSTTVLHLTPEQEKDKSHFTDKESGVEMELIESQPLLEWLANNYKIFGATLEIITDKSQEGSQFVRGFGGIGGILRYKVDFQSLQADEPLEDVDLDDY
- the LOC117894693 gene encoding eukaryotic peptide chain release factor subunit 1 isoform X1; translated protein: MSGEETSADRNVEIWKIKKLIKSLEMARGNGTSMISLIIPPKDQISRVSKMLADEFGTASNIKSRVNRLSVLGAITSVQHRLKLYTKVPPNGLVIYCGTIVTEEGKEKKVNIDFEPFKPINTSLYLCDNKFHTEALTALLADDNKFGFIVMDGNGALFGTLQGNTREVLHKFTVDLPKKHGRGGQSALRFARLRMEKRHNYVRKVAEVATQLFITNDKPNIAGLILAGSADFKTELSQSDMFDPRLQTKVIKLVDVSYGGENGFNQAIELAAESLQNVKFIQEKKLIGRYFDEISQDTGKYCFGVEDTLRALELGSVETLICWENLDIQRYVLKNHANSTSTTVLHLTPEQEKDKSHFTDKESGVEMELIESQPLLEWLANNYKIFGATLEIITDKSQEGSQFVRGFGGIGGILRYKVDFQSMQLDELDNEGFDLDDY